The window AATGCAAGGCAAAACTTGAGATGAAAAGTGTGACTTGTCTGAAGGAAGTTCAACACCTAAATGGCAGGTTGGCAACCTTATACAGATTCCTAGCAAGGTTGGCTCTAAAACCTTTACCTCTATTTTCAATACTTAAGAAAGGATGCCAATTTGAGTGGACTTAAGAATGTGAGCAAGTTTTTCAAGACTTCAAAAATTTCTTGAGTCAGCCACCGATTCTTATCCGACCTGAAAAAGGAGAGGAACTTATACTATACTTAGTAGTAGCAAGCAAGGCCATAGCCTCTGCCCTCGTCCAAGAAGACATGGATGAATAATGACCTGTCTACTTCACCAGCAAGGCCTTACAAGGAACAGAATTAAATaatcaaaaaatagagaaatttgctTATGCCCTCGTCTTCACCTCTAGAAGACTCTGACCTTATTTCCAAGTCCATACCATAAAAATACGAACTAACCAACTCATGAAGCATATCCTCTAAAAGACAGATATTGCGGGTCAGATGCTACAATGGGTTGTGGAATTGTCCAAGTGCGATCTCAAATACGAAACTCGTACAAtaattaaatcacaatatttgacTGACTTTCTAGCCGAGTACACAGGAGTTCAAAGGGACTCTACAGTATGGCATATATTTGTAGATGGATCATCAAATAAAGCTAGAAGTGGAGCAAGAATTATTcttgagaatgaagaagaaacTTGGATAGAGCTCTTACGAAAATTCGAGTTTCCAACCTCCAACTATCAAGCGAAATATGAAGCCATGCTTGCTGGCTTGAGGCTAGCCAAAGAAGTCAGGGTAGCAAAAATCATAGTGTTTAGTGACTCTCAGGTAATAACTACTCAGCTGAATGAGacttaccaagccaaagatcccaatATGAAGAAGTACCTAGAAGAAACACTAGAACAGTTAACTCAATCTCAGGAAGCAGAGGTCAGGCACATAACTCGGGAATTGAATAGCTGAGATAATGCCCTCTCTAAATTGGCCAGCATCAAGCTAGAGGGTAACAATAAAAGTCTAATTCAGGAAACTCTCCACACCCCATCATTGACCAAGGAAATCGACAGGTCGGACATGTTGACAGTCATAAATATGAACTTGGGTTAGATAACTCCCATCATCGAATACCTCAAATTCAATGTCCTCcctgaaaaggaaaaagaggCGAGGAGACTCATAAGGGACACACAGAACTATACTTTGGTCCATAATGTACTCTATAGAAGAGGAATCTCCACACCCTTACTGAAGTGCGTTCTAACCTCGTTGACAGAAGAAGTCTTAGAAGAAGTCCATAGTGGCATTTGTGAAAATCACCTGGGAGTTAGGTCACTAACTAAGAAGGTCTTGTGAGTGGATTTCTACTGGCCGACTCTACAAAGTAAAGCAGCCAACTTTGTTAAGAGATGCCAACCCTGTCAAAAATATGCCAATTTCCATGTGGCACCACCAGAAGAACTTATCAACATCACCTGACCATGGCTATTTGCAAAATGGGGTCTGGATCTACTCGAAAAAATTTTTTCAAGCACTTAGACAGGTGAAATATCACATAGTCAGGATCGATTATTTTACTAAGTGAATTGAGGTAGAACCTCTGGCAACCATCATGGCCCAAACAAGTCAGAAATTCCTCTACAAGAATATTATTACCCACTTTGGAATCCCACACTCCATCACTACGGATAATGGTACCTAATTTACTGACTCAAACTTTAGAAACTTGGTGGCAAGCCTCAAGATTAAGCATCAATTGATGTCGGTAGATCACCCTTAGGCTAATGGACAAGTAGAAGCTGCGAATAAAGTTATACTGGCCGAGTTCAAGcaaagactacaagatgcaaagagAGCATGGGCCGAAGAGCTTTCCCAAGTCTTATGGACATATCGGATAACTCCCCATTCAACAACTGgggaatccccattccgacttgcttatggtATAGAAGCCATGATTTCCATAGAGGTTAATGAAGAAAGTCCAAGGGTTAGATTCTACAATGAAGTAGGAAACATCTAAGCTGAAAAAGAAGAACTCGATCttcttccagaaatccgagatcAAGCTCGGATAAGAGAGGAATCATTGAAATAAAGAATGATCACAAGGtacaacaagaaaatcatcagAAGAAactacaacaagaaagtcatcaGAAGAAAATTTGCCATGAATGACCTCATACTAATCAGGAATGACATTGGCGTGCAAAAAGTGGGCAAAAAAAAGTTGGTTGTAAATTGGAAAGGATCTTACAAGATCATTGAAGTTTTGGGAAATGTTACTTCAAAGTGCCTGACCTACAAGGGAACAACCTCCCAAGGTTGTGGCATGCATGTAACGTAAAAAGGTACTACAGTTCAAAAGCAAACCTTGTtctctgatgtactcttttttccgaCTTCATTGTTTTTTCCCGAAAATGGTTAAGGATATTTTAACTAGGTATCATAACAAGGACTAGGAGTTAGACACAAGAAAACTCTTAGCAGTAAATAGAATTTataaatcatttttattaatgaTAATTCATCCTTTATTCCATTGATTGTTCTGCCACATGCACTAATTTAAGCTCGAAAAAGTGTGAAAATCATTGCCCAACCTTGATGGTCGGAAAGATGAAGCAACCAAGCCCAAATTGGTGTAAGAAGTGATATAAGCAAATTGTGACCTAACCTCATTAAAGCTACTTAAAAGCAAGTTAGTAAAAGATGCAAGTCTAAAACGAATCACAAAAGTAACTTGATAAAACCTACTACTTAAAGTTGGCacctaataaataaaattttccgACTAAGAGAATACATAATCTCGTACTCACAAatgattgttacaaaataatgatCTAAATGAATGCCCAACATCCATAGGTCGAACAGGTTATCCGACCTCTTAGAAAAACTCGACTAAATCAGGTTAAAAAGAGAGTCATCAATAGCTTGTCAAAATTTTTCACTACAGAAAGCCGAAAGTAGTTAGAACAACTCAAATAATTCAAGCAAAGATGtttagaagatattttaagaACTACCACAAAATAAATTGTGAAAAAGTTTTTACGGGCCTAAACAAAGGCAAAATATCTAACTACAgctattataaatataatttgttTAAAGACCGACAAGCCAGGCCATAGAATACCAAAGAGTTTGTGAAAATACACTAAGAAGGGTCCTGTTCATCAACGGTTGCATCAGCCGTCCCGTCAGCTTAGGTCGCGGGGAGAGTATCGACAATAGGGTTTGAAGAGGAAGGAGGGTCTTCATCTATTCGAATTGGGAACCTCTGAGAGGTTTTCTCAGCTCGAGCACTTGATGTCTTTGGATCTCCAGAAGAAAGGTCATCATCCATAGGAAGGACAATCCTCCCATCAACCTCAACCTTGTCGGGATCGATAGGAGAGAGGTCTACCTTGGGAGCCAGAACCCAGAATTGTGCTTTTAGATTCTCGGTCATTTCATCCATACTTCGGGACACCGACTCCTTTGGGTTTGCATACTGCTCCTTCAATCTGGAGACCTCATCCTTCAAATCTAATTTCTTCTCAAACACATGAGTATAGCTCTCCTCAACGTTCTTCTTCAGACCCTCCATCATGACACAGGCAACCTCAGATTGTTTTGCTctctctcaaaattttgaaagatcAATGAAAAGGACTTCCTTATCCTTCTCCAACTCCTACTTGGCCTCCCGCAAAGATGACACATCGCTCAAAGGTCGTTCAAGACTCATTGAGTAGCACCAAAGGGAGTCTCCTCGAGTTGTTTTAGCAAAGCAGAGAAAACTCCAGCCGTTCAAATTCTGCCTCGGGCCAACACTTGAAGAAGATTTTTTATGGAGATATCATCCATGCTTATAAAGCTACGAGGAAATCAACACTTTGATTTACTTTATATGTGTTGTGCAATAGTAAATCAAATCTAGTTGTATCGATTTATATTGAATACGAATTGCTCCTACACTAAATCGAATTCAATTCATTTGATTTACCATGTGTCACCATAAATCAACGTCAATTAATTCAATATACATTGAGAAAGTGTAAATCGAGTTTAATtgtttcgatttatatagaatcATTCAGGACATGCATGTaacgaaaataaaaataggacatttgtataattttatagctgaaataatttttgagtgtgaattacttttttttatgaCCACTATAATGAAAAGTCattatttgtttttataattaaCAAAGTACTATTTTTTTAGTCATTACAAAATTTATCATTATCTATTTTCTATTATGAATGTGATTAAATGTAAATTTAATACGAGTACAGAAATTTGGCAAAATGTTTGAGCATCTTGCAACTGTGCTCGAAATTTTCAAGAGGATGCAACAATACTTCGAATTCCATTAGGTATCCCAAGGCATGTCATTACTGTAGCGCACGTTTATTTCACCACGAAACATTCGAGATGTGATGGGAAAAAGTTTCTCTTTTCCGAGCAAATGCTCCTCAAGAATTGCTTGAAATCTTTCTAGACCCCTTTATAGAAGAAAACTGTAAAAAATAATGCATCACACTAAAGCAAGTTCATATTACATTAAGGAGCTACATAGTTTATATAGAGGAATATAAAGTCAAGAGTACTATCAGATCGAGATATACATCGGACATGAAGTAAAATAATCAAATCAAGATAAAAGATAAAGGCTAAAAGAATGAATGATACACCAAATCAAGCAGCACGATTAAAGCACATACTTCAACACAAACTAACACAAAAAATTACCTAACCTTCCCAAACTTAATGATTACTATTACTTATCAATTATATTCTACTTCGTTTATGATAATCTATTAGTGTTctcaaatacacaaatcaatagCATTTGGTTGGTCAGACTTAATACCATAAAATGTGCACAGTAGACTAACAGAGTTAATCAGTAgacagtcatgtgcataaagctctaatgtAATAAAAAACCATCTTAGCCATATCTAATGtaataaaaatttgtataattTCTTTTTAGCCAACAATATGCATTAAAATACCAAACATTTTCTAAGTATAAAGTTTAATATCATAATCTGCAATCATATAATATAATTTGtaagataatttaaaattcaaccaGATTAAATTCATATGTGAAACAcaacgaataaaaaaaatattcttgacaATTTTTATTCGAGTTTAAGATGAAAGACATATATGTAATACGTTAAAGCTTATAATGGGAGTTATGGTGAAATTATAAGGAcagaaatagaataaaaattatacttttagttCGTTTTTTTCGATTTTGTGATATAGAATTGATAATTGAACCAAcccaataaaaaacaacaaatttcaaattttttggtttccaatttcaattttttttgcttcAGTTTATagatttagtttagtttaattttgaatacTCCTAACTGTGTATTTTTCTAAGATTGTGCAGATATTCTCCAAGTGTTggatttttctctcctttgtgagacccaagcccaacattttgaGGGTGTCTCTTGCACCCATTGTGCCACAACCCTAGTTCAGATTTTTGGGGGTtattgagagtgagagagagtagccaccaagtgagagagaaagggaaaaacAGAATTTCCGTTTTTGtccaaagcagtaaatttcaaatggcagtttctcaCTTGTTTACCGTTGGATCGGCTTAAAATTTAAACTGCAAGTTTTTAtcattttgttcttcattctggtcggTGAAGATGTTTATTGGAGATTTGCAgtgagagaaattggcttcgcaagagagaaattaggtttcccggTTTTACACAGAGTAGCAATTTtggaacggcagtttctcattctttcaccatTGGATCGACGTAAAATTTGAACTGTAGATTtttcacatcttgttcttcattctggacggtggagattttaattggaggtctgcatagggagaaattggcttcgacagcagctctatttttttgggtatatttcatcttcttgcttttcatttgtgagctttggtgctttgatgttttggctggttatatgcatatttttgtgctttgtttgagactctcttgtatctcatttgattatagtggagctatttcattggtctggacgactcgtggtttttacctctcacactgagggggttttccacgttaaaatctcggtgtgtttttattattgctttacttactatatttgcttgttatagttgctgccatattgtgttgtgaatGCTTCCATACtgttcttgtgttggacatttgtgtcgtttccgctgctaggctctttcatactggtatcagagcttgttggtatttttctgggcttgtgagtttgtgaacaatggaagctaatactaatactagtaggatgatcactcttaatggtcctaattataatttgtggaagtcaaaaatggaagatttgctttatgtcaagaattttcatcaaccagtttttggtacagagaagcctaatgataaatctgatgatgattggactttgttgcatagacaagtctgtgaatatattaggcagtgggttgacgataatgtgttgaaccatattattggagagacacatgctcggactctttgaattaagcttgaacagttgtatgctcgaaaaactgggaataacaagatgtttttgatcaagcagttgttggctttgaagtatacagatgggacatcaatgacagatcacttgaataatttccaaggaattatgaatcagttatcttccatgggtatcaagtttgatgaagaggttcaaggattgttacttcttggctccttaccagactcatgggaaattctcagaatgtcattgtctaattctgctcctgatggtgtaatctctatggatcttgtcaagagcagtgttttgaatgaagagatgagaagaaagtcacaaggtacatcgactacacattcagatgttcttgtttctgagtctaggggaagaagcaaaagtcgaggtcctaaaggtagagatcaaagcagaagcaagtctcgaggaaagtataagaatattgagtgtcatcattgtggtcaaaagggacatgtgaagaaattttgttggcagctaaagaaggagaaagccaaggcaagtaaagacaagagcacaaataaagatgatggtagcaaggaagacaaggttaatgtaactcatgatgattttcttgttgttgaggagtttgaatctgttaaccttgttgataatagcactagttgggtgattgatagcggtgcttctattcatgttacatctaggagggatttgtttacgtcttatactcctggtgattttggtgatgtgaaaatggctcatcaaggtgttgcaaaatgtgccggtgttggacaggtttgtttggaaacctccaacggtaccaagttgactttgaagcgtgtgaagcatgttccagatattcagttgaacttactttctgttggtaagttgtgtgatgaagacttggatagctcattCTCTCGTGATAGTTGGAAGCTCAACAAGGGTTTcatggttgttgctagaggtactcgacactctactctttatttaactcaagcaaagattgtgaaagatgttgttaatgctgctgagtttgttgataaaactgatttatggcataagagattatgtcatatgagtgagaagggcatgaatatgttatccaagaggaatcttttatctggttgtaaggttgctttgcaaaagtgcaaCCATTGCTTTGCTGGAAAACAGAACAGGgtttctttcaagagccacccaCCTTCAAGGAAGTCagagatacttgacttggtgcattctgatgtatgtgggccgatgaagacaagaacacttggagggtctatctattttgtaacctttattgatgatcattttagaaaattatgggtttacactttgaagaccaaagatcaagttttgaatgtgttcaagcaatttcaagcttctgttgaaagagaaactgggaagaagttgaaatgcattcgtactgataatggtggtgagtactcaggtccatttgatgcttattgtaaagagcatggtataagacatcagaagactcctccgaagactcctcagttgaatggcttggctgaaaggatgaacagaacattggttgaaagagttaggtgcttattgtcacagtctggattggcaaaatccttttggggtaaagctttgagcactgttgttcatgtcttgaatcggacaccatgtgttcccttgcaatttgaagtgccagagaaggtatggtcaggtaaagatgtttcttatgatcatttaagagtctttggatgtaaagcttttgttcatattcctaaagatgagagatctaagcttgatgtaaagactaggcaatgtatttttattggctatggcatggatgagtttggttacaggttttatgatcctgttaacaagaaggtgattcggagtagagatgttgtctttgttgaagaccaaacattgaaggatgttgataatgcagaaaagccaatggttcagcctagtgatgatttttctgacttggatattactccctctatgcctatggtagaagatggtagagttgaagctcaaaataatgagcatgatacaagtgcaggtgaagatggaacagttgatccaatacttgatgaagttggtgatgatgatcaagatgaagaaccagctttagaaattcctgcaaatgcacttagaaggtctacaagagagagaaagtcttcgtcaaggtattctccacatgagtttgttttgttgactgatgggggagaacctgaatgctttggagaggctgttgaagatgaaagcaaagctcaatggcttgaagctatgcaagaagaaatgaagtccttgattgagaatgatacctatgagttggtgaagctaccgaagggtatgcgagttttgaagaacaaatgggtattcagaatcaagaatgaagaacacaattctaagcctcggtataaggctagattggttgttagaggttttagccagagaaaaggtgttgattatgaggagatcttttctcctgttgtgaggatgtcatccattcgtgctgtgcttggattagcagtgtctcttgatttggagattgagcaaatggatgtgaagacagcttttcttcatggtgatttagataaggagatctacatggagcaaccggagggttttgttgttaaaggaaaggaagattttgtgtgcaagcttaagaagagtctttatgggttgaagcaagctccaagacagtggtacaagaagtttgaatctgttatggggaagcatggttaccgtaagacaacttcagatcattgtgtatttgtgcaaaaattttttgatgatgattttatcattcttttgctttatgtggatgatattttgattgtgggcaagaatgctttgaggattaatgagttgaagaaacagttgagtaagttctttgctatgaaggacttgggtcTTGCCAAACAAattttgggcatgactattactcgttatagagattccaagaagctttatttgtcacaggagaagtacataaagaaggtgcttcaaaggtttggcatgaatgatgccaaatgtgttgctagttcttttgctcctcattttaagttgagtaccaagcagtgtccaaccactgatgaggagaaacaagcaatggatgaaattccttatgcctcagctgttggaagcttgatgtatgctatggtgtgtactagaccagacattgctcatgtagttggtactgtgagtcgttttctctctaatccaggtaaagaacattggaatgctgttaaatggattatgagatatctcaaaggtacaactaacttgagtttgagttttggtggtgagaaacctttgctagttggctttactgatacagacatggcaggagatattgattctcgaaagtctacttcaggttatttggtcaagtttgcaaggggagctatttcatggcagtcaaggcTACAAAAGTGTGTTTCACTTTCTACTACAGAGGTAGAGTTTATTACagcaactgaagcatgtaaagagttgttgtggatgaagaagtttcttgcagcacttggtttcaagcaagacagttatgtgttgttgtgtgatagccaaagtgctattcatcttgccaagaattctacttttcatccaagatctaaacatattgatgttaggtatcactggataTAGGATGTGTTAGATTCaaagttgttggaacttgagaaagttcacactgatgacaatggtgctgatatgatgacaaaagcattgtcaagagaaaagtttgaaacatgttgtttgatcgccggaatggcgagagcctccacctagtcgagaagggggagatttgttgggtttttttctcctttgtgaggcccaagcccaacattttgaGGGTGTCTCTTGCACCCATTGTGCCACAACCCTAGTTCAGATTTTTGGGGGTcattgagagtgagagagagtagccaccaagtgagagagaaaGGAAAAAACAGAATTTTCGTTTTTgttttacacagagcagcaattttggaacggcagtttctcattcttcaccgttggatcgacgtgaaatttgaactgtagatttttcacatcttgttcttcattctggacggtgaagattttaattggaggtttgcatagggagaaattggcttcgacagcaACTAtgtttttttgggtatatttcatcttcttgcttttcatttgtgagctttggtgctttgatattttggctggttatatgcacatttttgtgctttgtttgagactctcttgtatctcatttgattatagtggagctatttcattggtctggacgactcgtggtttttacctctcacactgagggggttttccacgttaaaatctcggtgtgttcttattattgctttacttgctatatttgcttgttatagttgctgccatattgtgttgtgaaaGCTTCCATACtgttcttgtgttggacatttgtgtcgtttccgctgctaggctctttcaccAAGATCATGCAATAGTTAGTTGATTACCATTTTAAGTAAAGTAGTCATTGACATTATAGGAGATTAAAAAGACCCAATCGAATTGATGAGACCCATCTTAGTTCTTGGGCCTATCTTAAGTTAAAAATACTATCAAATCGAGATATACATCAGACATGAGGTAAATGAACTAAATCaagataaaagatagaaaaatgaaTGATACACCAAATCAAACGGCACGATTAAAGCACATATTTCAACACAAACTAACCTAAGAAAACACCTAGCTTCCCAAACTTAATGATTATCATTACTTATCAATTATATTCTACTTCGTTTATGATAACCTATTAGTGTTTCTAAATACACAAATCATTGGCATTAGGTTGGCTAGACGTAATATCATGAAATGTACATGGTAGACTAATAGAATTAATCAGTAGATAATCATGTGCATAAAActctaatgtaaaaaaaaaaaaaaccatcttAATCATATCTAatgtaataaaaatttatataatgttCTTTTTAGCCAAACAATATACAGCAAAATACTAAACATTTTCGGAGTATAAAGTTTAATATCATAATCCGCAATTATACAATATAATTTGtaagataatttaaaattcaaccaCATTAAATTCGTATATTAAACATaacaaatcaaaaacaaaaaagaaaaaagtgttCTTGACAATTTTCTTTCGAGTTTAAGATGAAAGACATATATGTGATATGTTAAAGCCTATAATGGGAGTTATGGTGAAATTATAAGGAtagaaatagaattaaaattatacTTTCAATTCGGTTTTTTTCGATTTTGTGATATGGAATTGATAATTGAATCAACCCAATAAGAagcaaca is drawn from Arachis hypogaea cultivar Tifrunner chromosome 12, arahy.Tifrunner.gnm2.J5K5, whole genome shotgun sequence and contains these coding sequences:
- the LOC140176800 gene encoding uncharacterized protein, whose amino-acid sequence is MLQWVVELSKCDLKYETRTIIKSQYLTDFLAEYTGVQRDSTVWHIFVDGSSNKARSGARIILENEEETWIELLRKFEFPTSNYQAKYEAMLAGLRLAKEVRVAKIIVFSDSQVITTQLNETYQAKDPNMKKYLEETLEQLTQSQEAEVRHITRELNS